The Branchiostoma lanceolatum isolate klBraLanc5 chromosome 10, klBraLanc5.hap2, whole genome shotgun sequence genome has a window encoding:
- the LOC136443693 gene encoding uncharacterized protein yields MAANRKSKLSTRRKRGGTSPSLGSLAVGSKNRKAEGSIEGHTDRIPAQNSAKTKELSESGHTGVTTEMVGLRQRLAAHWPIYNWENLSDLPPVKTGSKESQGLEQKHETCSILGTLFNWSPLPPPCKQCFKRKRVEFSPELLKNTEGVSRRESVLQSAHTARSFTKPTLNTSIKGQNTRIQVLPFHSKEKPTPTNVGPTKAPQVTPTGDMKRKTNLQENEIDQTAPIVTHVRGVSSDVVLSSLKSQGAIKTAGSQLSMHKDAERDRPKYQAINAIGPKGGVKRLASQTAGLKTFTSGGKPTGSSPKGRPVRVAPLFKKSASAVQTEEGPGPSTSRAQPRGGGGEEVRSGDDGSLRSCPMCQEQFPPGMSQLDMDGHIAACLSASSEDIMW; encoded by the exons atggcggcaaACCGGAAGAGCAAACTGAGCACTAGGAGAAAACGCGGAGGAACCAGCCCGAGTCTCGGGAGTCTGGCGGTCGGGAGTAAAAATAGGAAGGCAGAAGGGTCCATAGAAGGCCATACAGATAGAATACCAGCCCAGAACTCGGCAAAAACAAAGGAACTTTCGGAGAG CGGACATACCGGTGTCACCACAGAAATGGTGGGGCTGAGGCAGAGACTAGCGGCTCACTGGCCGATCTACAACTGGGAAAACCTGTCAGACCTACCACCAGTCAAAACTGGTTCTAAAGAATCACAG GGCCTGGAACAAAAGCATGAGACCTGTTCCATCTTAGGAACATTATTCAACTGGTCGCCCCTcccacctccatgtaaacagtgCTTTAAGAGGAAACGGGTCGAGTTTAGTCCCGAATTACTGAAGAATACTGAAGGAGTGTCAAGAAGAGAAAGTGTGCTTCAGTCAGCACACACAGCTAGATCATTTACAAAACCAACTCTTAACACAAGTATAAAAGGGCAAAATACAAGAATTCAGGTCTTACCATTTCATAGCAAAGAGAAACCCACACCAACAAATGTGGGGCCAACGAAAGCCCCACAGGTAACTCCAACAGGAGACATGAAACGGAAAACAAATTTGCAAGAAAATGAGATTGACCAGACAGCGCCAATCGTAACCCATGTCCGGGGAGTTAGCTCTGACGTGGTGTTAAGCTCTCTTAAAAGTCAAGGAGCGATAAAAACGGCCGGTTCGCAGCTTTCAATGCATAAAGATGCGGAGAGGGACCGCCCCAAATATCAAGCTATCAACGCAATAGGTCCAAAGGGAGGAGTGAAGCGATTAGCAAGTCAAACCGCAGGTCTGAAAACTTTTACGTCTGGAGGGAAGCCAACAGGGAGCAGTCCAAAGGGCAGGCCTGTTAGGGTTGCTCCGCTGTTCAAGAAAAGTGCTTCAGCTGTGCAGACAGAGGAGGGACCGGGACCGTCCACATCTAGGGCACAGCCGAGGGGGGGAGGCGGAGAAGAAGTGAGAAGTGGGGACGACGGAAGCCTCCGCTCCTGCCCCATGTGCCAAGAACAGTTCCCTCCCGG GATGAGTCAGTTGGACATGGACGGTCACATTGCAGCCTGCCTGTCTGCCAGTAGTGAGGACATCATGTGGTGA